CCACGAAAGTGGTTTCGATACCGAATTCGCGGAGCGTGTGCTGCAGCAGGTTGAAAGTACCGCCGTAAACAGTGCGCTGGGCAACCACGTGATCGCCCTTGCGAGCGAGAGCCGTGATGGCATAAGTAATTGCAGCAGCGCCGGATGCGACAGCCAGGGCGGCAACGCCACCTTCGAGGGCAGCGATACGTTCTTCGAGCACACCCTGTGTAGAGTTGTTGATACGGCCATAAACGTTACCGCCAGCCTTCAGGGCGAAACGGTCAGCAGCATGCTGTGCATTATGGAACACGTAAGAAGAAGTCTGATAAATAGGAACTGCGCGAGAATCGGTTGCGGGGTCCGCCTGTTCCTGGCCAACGTGAATCTGGAGAGTTTCAAAGTGGAGCTTGTTCTGTGTCGTCATGATAAAAATTCCTTTTTAGGTTGCAGCGGGCAACCGGGTCTAAAGAGACCCGTGCTCGCGATATATGGTTTTTGAAGATATCCTTAGGCTTATTTTTCTAACCTGCAAAGCCTTAAGGACGAAAGACTTTCGGCTAGTTCGTTTTCAGAATGCCTCTCGGCATTCGACAGTCACTTATCATAGGCGCTCCTTCGAATGCTTAGGGTTCACAAACCATTTTGTTTTCCCTATCAATCTTGTAGGCAATAAGATAGAATAAGATTTCCCCCCTGTCAAGCCATAAACGCATACTATTTAACTATTGTTTGTTATAGGATTTGACTATAACCAATATTGTATGAAACGATTACAAATATTCAAAGTTGTAGTAGAGCTCTCAATATTTTTCAACGAAATACGGAGTATTTGAACATATTCCGAATTTTGTTGAAATTTTTGCTGTGAAAAGGTCGGGAACGACATCTTCGCCAAGAATTCGTGGTATTTCAGGAATGCGCTCGTCCGCGCCAACTACAAGAATGTGAGAAAGGGAATCCAGCAGGAACCAGAGAATCTTGAAAAGTTCTTCCGGAACCTGCTAATGGGCGAACATAACGAACTGAAAAATCGCTATTTGCATGTTGACTACAAGAAAGTCAAAGACAAAGCTGCGGTCGAAAAATCAAAAAATGTCACAGTAAAATATCACAGTAAAAAGTCACAGTAAAAATCAGTGAACGCCAGAAATAGATTCTAGACATTGTGAAAGAGAATCCGAATATTCTGCAAACGGAACTGGCAGAACGCTTTGGAGTCCGGCGAGAGACCATCCACCGCGATATGAAAAAGCTCGTGGATGCAGGCATTCTTTGCCGTTCCGATTCAGATAAAAAGTGCAACTGGAAGGTGGCGAAAGAAATATAAAAAAATTCCCCGCTCCGAAGAGCAGGGATTTTCGCTATGACAATTTGGCCCTAGATTCTATCGCCTCTTCGAGGCTCCAGAATGACAAACTGGCTTACTTCTTTTCGTAAATCTGGTCGAAGATGCCGCCGTTGGAGAAGTGCGTCTTTTGCGCCTTGTCCCAGCCGCCGAAGTGCTCGATAGAAATCAAGTTCACGTTCTGGTCGAATTCCTTGTACTGGTCGAGAATGGCCTTGTTGGAGGGGCGGTAATGGTTCTTCGCGGCAATGTGCTGGCCCTCGTCGCTGTAGAGGTAGTTCAGGTATTCGGTAGCGAGTTCGCGGGTGCCGCGCTTGTCGACCACCTTGTCCACGATGGCAACAGAGGGTTCCGCCAGAATGCTGATGCTCGGGATTACGATTTCGTAGTCGTTCGGGTAGTCCTTGAGCGCGAGGAAGGCTTCGTTTTCCCATGCGAGAAGCACGTCGCCCTGGCCGTTTTCGATAAAGGTTGTGGTAGAGCCGCGTGCACCGGAAGCGAGCACGAGCACGTTCTGGAACAGTTTCTTGACGAAGTCCTTGACCTTGGCTTCGTCGTTATTGTACTGCTTTTCGGCCCATGCCCAGGCGGCGAGGTAGTTCCAGCGCGCGCCACCGGAAGTTTTCGGGTTCGGCGTGATGATGCCAATACCCGGCTTCACGAGATCGCCCCAATCCTTGAGTCCCTTCGGGTTGCCCTTGCGGACCAGGAACACGATGGTGGATGTGTACGGGGAACTGTTCAGCGGGAATTCCTTGACCCATCCGTCTTCGATGAGGCCCGCGTCGCGCACGGCATTCACGTCGAATTCAAGGGCGAGCGTCACCACGTCGGCTTCAAGACCGTTGGCCACTTCCAAGGCCTGCTTGCCGGAACCGCCGTGAGACTGCGTGATTTCCACTTCGCCGCCTGTCTTTTCTTTCCAGTGCTTCTTGAAGGCTTCGTTGTAGTTGGCGTAGAGTTCACGCGTCGGGTCGTAAGACACGTTGGTGAGCGTCTGCTTTTCGACCTTCTTGGCGGATGCCTCGCTCTTCTGCTCGTCAGAAGAAGAACATGCGCTAAAACCGATAGTTCCCGCAATCAGGAGGGTTGCCGCAATGGCGGACTTGACAAAATTCTGATTCATTCTTATACCTCGCTTGTTTATTGTTTTTGTTTGTTGTTTTTTTGTGCGCCGAAATATAGAACGCGTTTTTGCCACTGTCCAATACTTAATTCTTATGCGGTATTATCGGATTTTTCTATAGAGAGCCGAATTCGCGCCGGTCATTCAAAAAAGCGATAATTGGCGATTGGAAAAATGTATTTGAAACGCTCCCGGTGAGGTTTTATTTTTTATTATATGTCCGAAGTCAAAAAATTCCTTGCAAAAGATTTCTACAAGGTTGATCCCAAGAATTCGACCTTACTCGATGTCCGCGAGCCGAGCGAAGCCATCGTACGCCCTGTAAATGGTGCGTTGCAGGTTCCGTTCTTTGAACTGTCCAAGAAGATAGACGGCATCCCGAAAGACAAACCCGTTTACGTTTTCTGCTCCACGGGGGACCGCTCCGAAGAGGTTGCTGAAATCCTCGCCGACCGCGATTACGACGTGTACAATGTGGAAGGCGGGCTTGAAGCTGTCCCGAAAGTGCATTTCGTGGATGCCAAGGGCCTCAAGTGCCCGGGACCCATCGTGAAGGTGGACGAAGCAGTCAAAAGCGTGTCCGTCGGCGAAGAAGTCCAAGTGGAAGCGACCGAGAAGGCGTTCTTCTCGGATGTGGATGTCTGGTGCCAGCGTACCGGCAACGAACTAAAATCGCTCACCGAAAAAGACGGAGTCATTTACGCAACCATCGTAAAGCGCGACACGCCCCAATCTCTCAAAAAAAGGGATTTTGAGCACGGCAAGACCTTTGTCGTTTTTAGTGGCGATTTGGACAAGGCCATCGCTTCGTTCATCATGGCTAATGGTGCCGCTGCGATGGGCCGCCCGGTCACGATGTTTTTTACCTTCTGGGGAGTAAGCATTTTGCGCAGGCCCAAAAAGGTCCGCGTCAAGAAATCGTTCATCGGAAAAATGTTCGGGTTCATGATGCCCCGCGGCTCCAAGAAACTCGGGCTTTCGCGCATGAACTTTGGCGGTATCGGCGCAAAGATGATTCGAGCCGTGATGAAGCAGAACGGAGTCTCTTCGCTGGAAGAATTGATTGAAAGCGCAAGGCAGAAAGGTGTGAAATTTGTCGCGTGCCAGATGTCGATGGAACTGATGGGAATCACTGCAGAAGAGTTGATTGACGGCGTGGAACTCGGCGGCGTCGCGACAATGCTCGGCTCCACCGAAAAATCTGATTTGACATACTTTATTTAAGATTTAAAATTTCGAAAGCGAATCTTACGATAAGATATTGCGTTCAGCAGTGTAAGCCTTCAAGTATTCTTCCATTTCGCGGATATAGATGCGGCAAATGGTACTCAACATGAAGTTTTTCTTGACAATGTAACCGATTTCCATATTACGGTCGTTTTCACCGTTATCGTCCTTGAAGGGAACGGCAACATAATCGGATCCATTTA
Above is a genomic segment from uncultured Fibrobacter sp. containing:
- a CDS encoding PLP-dependent transferase, with amino-acid sequence MTTQNKLHFETLQIHVGQEQADPATDSRAVPIYQTSSYVFHNAQHAADRFALKAGGNVYGRINNSTQGVLEERIAALEGGVAALAVASGAAAITYAITALARKGDHVVAQRTVYGGTFNLLQHTLREFGIETTFV
- a CDS encoding MarR family transcriptional regulator, whose translation is MKENPNILQTELAERFGVRRETIHRDMKKLVDAGILCRSDSDKKCNWKVAKEI
- a CDS encoding sulfate ABC transporter substrate-binding protein translates to MNQNFVKSAIAATLLIAGTIGFSACSSSDEQKSEASAKKVEKQTLTNVSYDPTRELYANYNEAFKKHWKEKTGGEVEITQSHGGSGKQALEVANGLEADVVTLALEFDVNAVRDAGLIEDGWVKEFPLNSSPYTSTIVFLVRKGNPKGLKDWGDLVKPGIGIITPNPKTSGGARWNYLAAWAWAEKQYNNDEAKVKDFVKKLFQNVLVLASGARGSTTTFIENGQGDVLLAWENEAFLALKDYPNDYEIVIPSISILAEPSVAIVDKVVDKRGTRELATEYLNYLYSDEGQHIAAKNHYRPSNKAILDQYKEFDQNVNLISIEHFGGWDKAQKTHFSNGGIFDQIYEKK
- a CDS encoding DsrE/DsrF/DrsH-like family protein, which codes for MSEVKKFLAKDFYKVDPKNSTLLDVREPSEAIVRPVNGALQVPFFELSKKIDGIPKDKPVYVFCSTGDRSEEVAEILADRDYDVYNVEGGLEAVPKVHFVDAKGLKCPGPIVKVDEAVKSVSVGEEVQVEATEKAFFSDVDVWCQRTGNELKSLTEKDGVIYATIVKRDTPQSLKKRDFEHGKTFVVFSGDLDKAIASFIMANGAAAMGRPVTMFFTFWGVSILRRPKKVRVKKSFIGKMFGFMMPRGSKKLGLSRMNFGGIGAKMIRAVMKQNGVSSLEELIESARQKGVKFVACQMSMELMGITAEELIDGVELGGVATMLGSTEKSDLTYFI